One window from the genome of Pseudanabaena yagii GIHE-NHR1 encodes:
- a CDS encoding CHASE2 domain-containing protein produces the protein MLKNFQWLKPLFPKYLLQQLTELKLPRFRSTFVSSAIILGMLYGVRQLGGLQQLELVVFDQMIRSRPDKVTDPRLLLVTITESDIKQYKWPLTDRLVAQTLTELNRYQPAAIAVDLNLQRNIPIEPDRSELIAQLRRPNVIAAVSNGNNQNDRIDPPIELPKEQVGLVDLPADPDGFMRRVLLFTNRASLSIQLLNAYLRADCPRDRPQRQDLVCQNLKPSFNSKKEYELGGVVFPLLKSDSGAYQTINSGGYQILINYRGSSQSLQRVTLSQVLQKEVNPDLIKGKIVLIGVSAPSLKDIFLTPYSSATEGTVRMAGVEVQAHITSHLLGAVLDGDRLFWFWAEWQELLWMLIWAIAGISLTWSIRKPLILILSELLFLLILLGFSYVLFLQQGWIPVVAPALAFGLASLTTLIDRQYQLQQQQQMMMRLLGQQTSPAIANALWEGRDRLLQSGRLPWQNVTATVLFTDIKSFSTIVEGESPERVMGWLNEYLTVMADVVQSHQGVVNKFIGDSVMAVFGVPIALQQQAEIATDARRSVACALAMRSALMELNQRFEQQGLSKIEMRVGIFTGAVMVGSLGGKSRLEYGVIGDTVNIASRLESCEKERQEEDCRILIAQETLDYLEDLYDVESWGAVFLKGRVQAVQVYRLIGHR, from the coding sequence GCTAAAAAATTTTCAATGGCTAAAACCGCTATTTCCTAAATATCTCTTGCAGCAATTGACAGAATTAAAATTGCCAAGATTCCGATCTACATTTGTCAGTAGCGCAATTATTTTGGGGATGCTCTACGGAGTCAGGCAGCTAGGGGGACTGCAACAATTAGAGCTAGTGGTTTTTGATCAGATGATACGATCGCGTCCAGACAAAGTAACCGATCCGCGATTGTTACTGGTCACGATCACCGAAAGCGACATCAAACAATACAAATGGCCCCTAACCGATCGCCTTGTCGCGCAGACCTTAACAGAACTAAATCGGTATCAACCCGCCGCGATTGCCGTAGATCTCAATCTTCAGCGTAATATTCCCATTGAGCCAGATCGCAGTGAACTAATTGCCCAATTGCGTCGCCCCAATGTGATTGCCGCAGTTAGCAATGGCAATAATCAAAATGATCGCATCGATCCGCCCATTGAGCTACCCAAAGAACAGGTTGGTCTAGTTGATCTGCCTGCCGATCCTGATGGTTTTATGCGGCGGGTGTTGCTATTTACCAATCGCGCTTCTTTATCGATTCAATTGCTCAATGCTTATTTGCGAGCAGACTGTCCCCGCGATCGCCCACAGCGTCAGGATTTAGTTTGTCAAAATCTCAAGCCCTCGTTTAATTCCAAAAAAGAATATGAATTGGGAGGAGTGGTATTTCCTCTTTTAAAGTCAGATTCTGGAGCTTATCAAACGATTAATAGTGGCGGTTATCAAATTCTGATTAACTATCGCGGTTCATCCCAATCTTTGCAGCGCGTCACGCTCTCCCAAGTCCTGCAAAAAGAAGTAAATCCTGATTTGATTAAAGGAAAAATCGTGCTGATTGGTGTAAGTGCGCCTAGTCTCAAGGATATTTTTTTAACTCCTTATAGTTCCGCAACTGAGGGAACTGTGAGAATGGCAGGAGTGGAAGTTCAAGCGCATATTACCAGTCATTTGCTTGGTGCAGTGCTAGATGGCGATCGCCTGTTTTGGTTTTGGGCGGAGTGGCAAGAGCTTTTATGGATGTTGATTTGGGCGATCGCAGGGATTAGCTTAACTTGGAGTATTCGCAAACCGCTTATTTTAATCCTCAGCGAACTTCTATTTCTATTAATCTTATTGGGATTTAGCTATGTTCTATTTTTGCAACAGGGTTGGATTCCTGTGGTTGCTCCTGCATTGGCGTTTGGGCTAGCGAGCCTTACCACCTTGATTGATCGCCAATATCAGCTTCAACAACAGCAACAAATGATGATGCGGCTATTGGGTCAACAGACTTCACCAGCGATTGCCAATGCACTTTGGGAAGGACGCGATCGCCTGTTGCAGTCTGGTCGATTACCTTGGCAAAATGTGACCGCAACAGTTCTGTTTACGGATATTAAGAGCTTCAGTACGATCGTGGAAGGAGAATCGCCAGAACGGGTGATGGGCTGGCTCAATGAATATCTGACAGTGATGGCGGATGTGGTGCAGTCGCATCAGGGCGTGGTGAATAAGTTTATTGGCGATAGTGTGATGGCGGTGTTTGGTGTGCCGATCGCCCTTCAACAACAGGCGGAAATTGCCACGGATGCGCGGCGATCGGTGGCTTGTGCCTTGGCAATGCGATCGGCGCTAATGGAATTAAATCAGCGTTTTGAGCAGCAGGGATTGTCCAAAATTGAGATGCGGGTGGGAATTTTTACGGGAGCGGTGATGGTGGGCAGTTTGGGCGGTAAGAGTCGTTTGGAATATGGGGTTATTGGCGATACGGTAAATATTGCGTCACGGCTAGAGTCCTGTGAGAAGGAGCGTCAAGAGGAAGACTGTCGCATTTTAATTGCACAGGAAACACTGGATTATTTAGAAGATCTCTATGATGTGGAAAGTTGGGGAGCAGTATTTTTAAAGGGTAGGGTGCAGGCAGTGCAGGTTTATCGCTTAATTGGACATCGGTAG
- a CDS encoding DUF928 domain-containing protein, with translation MAFVIGAMPSQLLTAQTIPIYDPPPPTDPTIRGNNCSTVTPELLSPVSKKVFTTADYPTFLLVVPTTTARQAKFSIRDRDRKSIYRQTFSLSGQSGILRVVLPNEANIKKLDGGQIYKWEFNIICDPDNRGIDDFVVGELQKVTLPDAKSPSQLTLWERYRAFEYDALMVLDLLRRTNPRDQLIQSEWESWLVRHKFGDLKGLPAIVLKSQK, from the coding sequence ATGGCTTTTGTAATTGGTGCAATGCCAAGCCAGTTACTCACAGCACAAACTATTCCCATTTACGATCCACCACCACCAACCGATCCAACGATACGCGGCAATAATTGCTCTACAGTTACGCCTGAATTATTGTCTCCTGTGTCGAAGAAGGTGTTCACCACGGCTGACTATCCAACATTTTTGTTAGTTGTGCCAACCACAACAGCTCGTCAGGCAAAGTTTTCAATTCGCGATCGCGATCGCAAGTCAATTTATCGACAGACCTTTAGTTTGTCAGGTCAGTCGGGAATTTTGCGGGTGGTGTTACCGAATGAAGCTAACATCAAAAAGCTTGATGGGGGACAAATCTATAAATGGGAATTTAATATCATTTGCGATCCTGATAATCGCGGCATTGATGATTTTGTGGTGGGTGAGTTGCAAAAGGTTACTCTGCCTGATGCTAAGTCTCCATCTCAGTTGACTTTATGGGAGCGATATAGAGCGTTTGAGTACGATGCTTTGATGGTCTTAGATTTGTTGCGCCGAACTAATCCTAGAGATCAATTAATTCAGTCTGAGTGGGAGTCGTGGTTAGTGCGTCACAAGTTCGGCGATTTGAAAGGATTGCCAGCGATCGTATTAAAATCGCAAAAGTAA
- a CDS encoding type II toxin-antitoxin system VapC family toxin gives MLNLTAILMMVLVGHSYRAMKYIIDTHALIWFLEGNSRLGAIAKEILSDASSELILPAIALAESAWIVSRGKTSIPSVEALLKVVKDDERVSIYPLDFDVIERSIKLISINEMHDRQIVSTALVIESQGNQVAILTCDQNICEAKAIATVW, from the coding sequence ATGCTGAATTTAACGGCGATCCTGATGATGGTCTTAGTTGGTCATAGTTATAGGGCTATGAAATATATCATTGATACCCATGCCCTAATTTGGTTCTTAGAAGGAAATTCTCGTTTAGGTGCGATCGCCAAAGAAATCCTTTCTGATGCGAGTAGTGAATTAATTTTACCTGCGATCGCTTTAGCCGAATCAGCATGGATAGTTAGTCGTGGTAAAACTTCGATTCCTTCTGTCGAGGCATTATTAAAGGTAGTCAAGGATGATGAACGGGTCTCTATCTATCCACTAGATTTTGATGTAATTGAGAGAAGTATCAAGCTGATTTCTATCAACGAAATGCATGATCGGCAAATTGTATCAACAGCTTTAGTCATAGAGAGTCAAGGAAACCAAGTGGCTATTTTGACTTGTGATCAGAATATTTGTGAGGCAAAGGCGATCGCAACTGTTTGGTAG
- a CDS encoding RNA-binding protein, with the protein MLQTIQGIYKNGKIELAEVPQDISESQVFVTFFKPQLATISSQIMSFGMFLGSQQSTESDFKDAEFNGDPDDGLSWS; encoded by the coding sequence ATGCTACAGACAATTCAAGGAATATATAAAAACGGCAAAATCGAATTAGCTGAAGTCCCTCAAGATATTTCTGAGAGTCAGGTTTTTGTAACTTTTTTTAAACCGCAGTTAGCTACTATATCCAGCCAAATTATGTCCTTTGGGATGTTTTTAGGCTCTCAGCAATCTACTGAATCTGATTTTAAAGATGCTGAATTTAACGGCGATCCTGATGATGGTCTTAGTTGGTCATAG
- a CDS encoding tetratricopeptide repeat protein yields MFGVPFVAPSFSQSNSASARSAALKEAEELNRQVIQLYKQGKYREAIAIAQLSLAIREKTLGAEHPDVAASLNNLAQLYKSQGNYTAAEPLLKRSLAILEKALGAEHPDVASSLNNLAELYKSQGNYPAAEPLLKRSLAILEKALGAEHPDVASSLNNLAALYNSQGNYAAAEPLYKRSLSIREKASGANHPDVASSLNGLARLYDSQGNYPAAESLYKHSLAIREKALGAEHPLVATSLNNLAGLYVAQGNYPAAEPLLKRSLAILEKVLGAEHPDVATILNNLAASYDSQGNYLAAEPLYKRSLAIREKALGANHPDVASSLNNLALLYDSQGNYPTAEPLYKRSLAIREKALGYNHPDVASSLNNLSMLYQSQGNYSAAETLYKRSLAIREKVLGSEHPDVGTSLNNLAVLYQSLGNASAAEPLYKRSLAIADRALGSEHPNVATSLNNLSLLYQAQGDIDRAITFRQKGLEVQEHNLKLNLASGTETQKQAYMQTVSGTTDGTISLHVQAAPTNNAATRLALTAILQRKGRLLDILSTNLQTLRQYLTPDIQPQFDQWITLKSQLANLALKNTPIDQYRTLQQQVEEIESNLNRRSAELQAINEAVTIAAVQKQIPTEAVLIEFFRYDTLNPKASQKDRWGKPRYVAYILQNQGEPKWVDLGEAATLEPAIQTFRQAISRPPTNPDREVDPQLTVAEVKQTARDLDQKLMQPIRPLLGNARHLLISPDSDLNLIPFAALVDQQKRFLLETYDITYLSSGRDLLRPNRKGINLTNPVLFSDPDYGKPSDKLIASNGRNPCSTQIAARGEEINSLANQIFCQLPNVAAETSAIQNLLPRSQLLSQSQATKSAAKKLRNPSILHFATHGFFLPDPPNTNPDTPIRQNPLSRSALVLANFNQRQSCSDSDSNCNGLLTAQDVTTIDLRGTKLVFLSACETGLGKVTNGEGVYGLRRAFTLAGAESQVMSLWKVNDQTTRELVESYYQNLKANQGRSQSLKTIQLDLLKKYQFPYYWAAFIPSGNWSAMPEIFTSP; encoded by the coding sequence ATGTTTGGAGTTCCTTTTGTTGCGCCGAGTTTTAGTCAATCAAATTCTGCTTCAGCGCGATCAGCAGCTTTGAAGGAAGCAGAGGAACTCAATCGGCAGGTGATTCAACTCTACAAACAGGGGAAATATCGAGAGGCAATTGCCATAGCACAACTTTCCCTCGCGATTCGAGAAAAAACATTAGGAGCCGAGCATCCTGATGTCGCCGCCAGCCTCAATAATCTTGCCCAGTTGTATAAGTCACAGGGGAACTATACAGCCGCCGAGCCACTCCTTAAACGTTCCCTCGCGATTCTAGAAAAAGCATTAGGAGCCGAGCATCCCGATGTCGCCTCTAGCCTCAATAATCTCGCAGAGTTGTATAAGTCACAGGGGAACTACCCCGCCGCCGAGCCACTCCTTAAACGTTCTCTCGCGATTCTAGAAAAAGCATTAGGAGCCGAGCATCCCGATGTCGCCTCCAGCCTCAATAATCTTGCAGCATTATATAATTCACAGGGGAACTACGCAGCAGCCGAACCACTTTATAAACGTTCCCTCTCGATTCGAGAAAAAGCATCAGGAGCTAATCATCCCGATGTCGCCTCCAGCCTCAATGGTCTCGCAAGGTTGTATGATTCACAGGGGAACTACCCCGCCGCCGAATCACTTTATAAACATTCCCTCGCAATTCGAGAAAAAGCATTAGGAGCCGAGCATCCCCTTGTCGCCACTAGTCTCAATAATCTCGCAGGGTTGTATGTTGCACAGGGGAACTACCCCGCCGCCGAGCCACTCCTTAAACGTTCCCTCGCGATTCTAGAAAAAGTATTAGGAGCCGAGCATCCCGATGTCGCTACTATCCTCAATAATCTCGCAGCATCGTATGATTCACAGGGGAACTACCTAGCCGCTGAACCACTCTATAAACGTTCCCTCGCGATTCGAGAAAAAGCATTAGGAGCCAATCATCCCGATGTCGCCTCTAGCCTCAATAATCTAGCATTGTTGTATGATTCACAGGGGAACTATCCAACCGCCGAACCACTCTATAAACGTTCCCTCGCGATTCGAGAGAAAGCATTAGGATACAATCATCCCGATGTCGCCTCTAGCCTCAATAATCTCTCAATGTTGTATCAGTCACAGGGGAACTACTCTGCCGCTGAAACACTTTATAAACGTTCCCTCGCAATTCGAGAAAAAGTATTAGGATCTGAGCATCCCGATGTCGGCACGAGCCTCAATAATCTCGCAGTGTTGTATCAGTCACTGGGGAACGCCTCAGCAGCCGAGCCACTTTATAAGCGTTCCCTCGCGATCGCTGACAGAGCATTAGGATCTGAGCATCCCAATGTCGCCACTAGCCTCAATAATCTTTCATTGTTGTATCAGGCACAGGGGGATATCGATCGCGCAATTACATTTCGACAAAAGGGACTTGAAGTTCAAGAACATAACTTAAAGCTTAATCTGGCATCTGGCACTGAAACCCAAAAACAGGCTTATATGCAAACCGTTTCTGGAACAACAGATGGTACTATTTCCCTGCACGTCCAAGCCGCCCCCACAAACAACGCCGCCACACGCCTAGCCCTAACCGCAATTTTACAACGCAAAGGTCGTCTCCTTGATATCCTATCAACCAACCTCCAAACCCTCCGCCAATACCTCACCCCCGACATCCAGCCACAATTTGATCAATGGATCACCCTCAAAAGCCAACTCGCCAACCTTGCCCTCAAAAATACCCCCATCGATCAATATCGCACCCTCCAGCAACAAGTTGAAGAAATAGAATCCAACCTCAATCGCCGCAGTGCCGAACTGCAAGCAATCAACGAAGCCGTCACGATCGCAGCAGTCCAAAAACAAATCCCTACCGAGGCAGTCCTAATTGAATTCTTTCGCTACGATACTTTGAATCCCAAAGCATCCCAAAAAGATAGATGGGGCAAACCTCGCTACGTTGCCTATATCCTCCAGAACCAAGGCGAACCCAAATGGGTAGACCTCGGCGAAGCCGCAACCCTAGAGCCAGCAATTCAAACATTTCGCCAAGCCATCAGTCGCCCACCCACAAACCCCGATCGCGAAGTCGATCCGCAATTAACCGTAGCCGAAGTCAAACAAACTGCCCGTGACCTTGACCAAAAGCTGATGCAACCGATCCGCCCATTGCTAGGCAACGCCCGTCATTTATTGATTTCCCCCGATAGCGATCTCAACCTTATCCCCTTCGCCGCCCTCGTTGACCAGCAAAAACGCTTCCTTCTCGAAACCTACGACATCACCTATCTCTCATCAGGACGCGACTTGCTCCGCCCAAACCGCAAGGGCATCAATCTCACAAATCCCGTTCTCTTCTCCGATCCTGACTATGGCAAACCCTCAGACAAATTAATCGCCAGCAACGGTCGCAACCCTTGTTCAACCCAAATAGCTGCTAGAGGTGAAGAAATAAACTCCCTTGCTAACCAAATATTCTGTCAACTCCCCAACGTCGCCGCCGAAACCAGCGCCATTCAGAATCTCTTGCCACGATCGCAATTATTGAGCCAATCCCAAGCCACCAAATCCGCCGCCAAAAAGCTTCGCAACCCTAGCATTCTCCACTTTGCCACCCACGGATTCTTCCTACCCGATCCACCCAACACCAATCCCGACACACCGATCCGTCAAAATCCCCTCTCGCGATCCGCCCTAGTTCTCGCTAACTTCAATCAGCGTCAATCTTGCAGCGACTCAGACTCCAATTGCAATGGCTTACTCACCGCCCAAGATGTCACCACCATCGACCTACGCGGAACCAAACTCGTATTTCTCTCCGCCTGTGAAACTGGGCTAGGCAAAGTCACCAATGGCGAAGGCGTATATGGCTTGCGTCGCGCCTTTACCCTCGCAGGAGCCGAAAGCCAAGTGATGAGCCTCTGGAAAGTCAACGACCAAACCACAAGAGAGTTAGTCGAGAGCTATTACCAAAACCTCAAGGCAAATCAAGGGCGTAGTCAATCCCTAAAAACGATTCAGCTAGATCTCCTCAAAAAATATCAGTTTCCCTACTATTGGGCAGCCTTTATCCCCTCTGGCAATTGGTCGGCAATGCCTGAAATCTTTACTAGCCCCTAA
- a CDS encoding DUF5684 domain-containing protein codes for MNLLKYLPLQYLSVTWRRVALFLITLFAVVSLQHLIAAPTPAASSLSNNSTSSAIAVASVQNGDQLIAQSSDSTTVNLDSLTEEQKAQLNQIILFAGTFGLLAYVFTSFCLMKIADKLDIPNSWLSWVPIAQIWVMVRAAGKPGWWLILFFIPLVNFVIGLIVFFSIPTSLNKSSLYGLLLFVPILGVFLYFGLLAFT; via the coding sequence GTGAATTTGTTGAAATATTTACCTTTGCAGTATCTGAGTGTAACTTGGCGTAGAGTTGCTCTATTTTTGATTACTTTATTTGCGGTTGTGAGTTTACAGCATCTCATAGCTGCTCCTACCCCTGCGGCGAGTTCGCTATCTAACAACTCCACATCTAGTGCGATCGCTGTAGCTTCTGTTCAAAATGGCGATCAACTTATCGCTCAAAGTTCTGATTCAACTACTGTTAATCTTGATTCGCTAACCGAAGAGCAAAAAGCCCAGCTTAATCAAATCATACTTTTTGCAGGGACATTTGGTCTTCTTGCCTATGTTTTCACCAGTTTCTGCTTGATGAAAATAGCCGACAAGCTGGATATTCCTAATAGTTGGCTATCATGGGTTCCCATCGCTCAAATTTGGGTTATGGTACGTGCTGCGGGTAAACCCGGTTGGTGGCTAATTTTATTCTTTATTCCGCTTGTTAACTTTGTGATTGGCTTAATTGTCTTCTTTTCAATACCAACGAGCCTGAATAAATCATCTCTCTATGGTCTATTACTTTTTGTGCCGATATTAGGTGTATTTCTCTACTTTGGTTTGTTAGCCTTTACCTAA
- a CDS encoding RNA pyrophosphohydrolase: MKPEKSYRPNVGLIVFNRKGEVLVGERLGVPDSWQFPQGGIDEGEDPQVAALRELYEEVGIDNAELAYVHPEWLYYDFPPSLKLTGKWANYCGQRQRWYAFYWDHPASDCKLDIHDREFRVVQFMAIEQTLDSIVRFKREVYQQVVKIFTPVIRDYIGKLQ, from the coding sequence ATGAAACCTGAAAAATCTTACCGCCCAAATGTCGGGCTGATCGTTTTTAATCGCAAGGGAGAAGTGCTAGTTGGTGAGCGTCTGGGCGTACCTGATTCATGGCAATTCCCACAAGGCGGCATTGATGAGGGAGAAGATCCACAGGTAGCAGCTCTACGGGAGCTTTATGAAGAAGTTGGCATTGATAATGCTGAGCTTGCATATGTCCATCCTGAATGGCTGTACTATGACTTTCCACCTTCGCTAAAGTTGACAGGCAAATGGGCAAATTATTGCGGACAAAGACAGCGTTGGTATGCTTTTTATTGGGATCATCCTGCCTCTGATTGCAAGCTAGATATCCACGATCGCGAGTTTCGGGTAGTGCAGTTTATGGCGATCGAGCAAACTCTTGACTCGATTGTCAGGTTTAAAAGAGAAGTTTATCAACAGGTAGTCAAGATTTTTACACCCGTTATTCGTGATTATATTGGTAAATTACAATGA
- the ilvB gene encoding biosynthetic-type acetolactate synthase large subunit — MRTTGAFALIDSVRRQGVKHIFGYPGGAILPVYDEIYKAEARGEIKHYLVRHEQGAVHAADGYARATGQVGVCVATSGPGATNLVTGIATAQMDSIPMVVITGQVPSYAIGTDAFQETDIWGITLPIVKHSYVIRRPEDIARIVAEAFHIAGTGRPGPVLVDIPKDIGQQEFDYNPEEVKIDLPGYQARVKGYLHQIAAAIALIRQSKRPLLYAGGGAVISDAHTEIAELAKRFQLPVTTTLMGKGAYNENNDLSLGMLGMHGTAYANFAVQGCDLLIAVGARFDDRVTGRLDKFAPDAKVIHIDIDPAEVGKNRKPDVPIVGDVKEVLQAILEATSYEETIQTKDWLKQLDEWKADYPLEVPAYEGVLSPQQVIHEFGKQAPDAYFATDVGQHQMWAAQLIKTGPRKWISSAGLGTMGYGMPAAMGAKVALPNDPVICISGDASIQMNIQELGTLAQYGINIKVIVVNNGWQGMVRQWQESFYNERYSSSNMEVGMPDFVKLAEAFGIKGVKVIDPSDLQSAVAEILAYDGPVFADFRVKRDENCYPMVPPGASNDQMVGLQTPQRSQLSKEAQDIASELERTAQLV; from the coding sequence TTGCGAACAACGGGTGCATTTGCTCTCATCGACAGTGTGAGAAGACAGGGTGTAAAACATATTTTCGGCTACCCCGGTGGAGCAATTCTGCCAGTGTATGACGAAATTTATAAGGCAGAGGCAAGAGGTGAAATTAAACATTATCTTGTGCGTCATGAGCAGGGAGCCGTCCATGCTGCCGATGGATATGCCCGCGCAACTGGACAGGTGGGAGTATGTGTGGCAACTTCAGGACCTGGAGCAACCAACCTCGTAACAGGTATCGCCACCGCGCAAATGGACTCCATCCCCATGGTAGTAATTACGGGGCAAGTCCCTTCCTATGCGATCGGTACAGATGCTTTCCAAGAGACTGATATTTGGGGCATTACTTTGCCAATCGTTAAGCATTCCTACGTGATTCGCCGACCTGAAGATATTGCTCGCATCGTTGCTGAAGCTTTTCATATTGCAGGTACTGGTCGCCCCGGTCCTGTATTGGTGGATATTCCTAAGGACATTGGTCAGCAAGAGTTTGACTACAATCCTGAAGAAGTCAAAATTGATCTCCCCGGATACCAAGCTAGAGTTAAGGGCTATCTACATCAAATTGCCGCTGCGATCGCTTTAATTCGTCAATCTAAACGCCCATTACTCTACGCAGGTGGTGGAGCTGTAATTTCCGATGCCCATACCGAAATTGCAGAACTGGCGAAGAGATTCCAATTGCCTGTGACCACAACCCTCATGGGTAAAGGTGCTTACAATGAAAATAACGATCTTTCCCTTGGTATGTTGGGAATGCATGGTACTGCCTATGCAAACTTTGCGGTACAGGGTTGTGATTTGTTGATTGCGGTTGGGGCAAGATTTGACGATCGCGTTACAGGTCGTTTGGACAAATTTGCTCCCGATGCGAAAGTCATTCACATTGATATCGATCCTGCGGAAGTTGGCAAAAATCGCAAGCCTGATGTTCCCATAGTTGGGGATGTTAAGGAAGTATTACAAGCGATCCTCGAAGCTACCAGCTATGAGGAAACCATTCAAACTAAGGATTGGTTGAAACAGCTTGATGAGTGGAAAGCAGATTATCCCCTTGAAGTACCTGCTTATGAGGGTGTGCTCTCACCGCAGCAGGTAATTCACGAGTTTGGCAAACAGGCTCCTGACGCTTATTTTGCAACTGATGTGGGACAACACCAAATGTGGGCAGCACAGTTAATCAAGACTGGTCCCCGTAAATGGATTTCTAGTGCAGGGCTTGGCACGATGGGCTATGGAATGCCTGCGGCAATGGGCGCAAAAGTTGCTCTACCAAATGATCCCGTCATTTGTATTAGTGGTGATGCCAGTATTCAGATGAATATTCAGGAGCTTGGCACATTGGCGCAGTATGGCATCAACATCAAGGTGATTGTTGTTAACAATGGCTGGCAAGGCATGGTGCGTCAGTGGCAAGAGAGCTTCTACAATGAGCGCTACTCTTCTTCCAATATGGAAGTAGGGATGCCTGATTTCGTCAAACTTGCTGAAGCCTTTGGTATTAAAGGTGTCAAGGTAATTGATCCCAGTGACTTGCAATCCGCAGTTGCCGAAATTCTGGCTTATGATGGTCCCGTTTTTGCAGACTTCCGCGTTAAGCGTGATGAAAACTGTTATCCGATGGTTCCTCCTGGGGCAAGTAATGATCAGATGGTCGGTTTGCAAACACCTCAGCGATCGCAGTTAAGCAAAGAAGCCCAAGACATTGCCTCTGAATTAGAACGTACCGCTCAACTTGTTTAA
- a CDS encoding FAD-binding oxidoreductase, which yields MSANSDKDIPVNIYRPANPFTAKCISNEVLVRPGAAGDTRHVKFDISGGDLRYLEGQSIGVVPPGEDKNGKPHKLRLYSIASTRLGDDLDGKTLSLSVKRLEYKNEAGETVKGVCSNFLTDLKPGDDVKLTGPVGKEMLLPDDPNATIIMIATGTGIAPFRAFLWRMFKEKHPDYKFNGLAWLFFGVPTDSAVLYKPDLEWLAYRNKRNFRYDVAISREQKNDKGEKMYIQNRMAEYADEFWELLQKPSTHTYMCGLRGMEDGIAEFMTATAEKSGVVWKDFEKQLKKDGRWHVETY from the coding sequence ATGAGTGCAAATTCAGACAAAGATATTCCCGTTAATATCTACCGCCCCGCTAATCCATTTACGGCAAAATGTATCTCCAATGAAGTACTGGTTAGACCCGGTGCTGCTGGTGATACCCGCCATGTCAAATTTGATATTTCGGGAGGCGATCTTCGCTACTTAGAAGGTCAAAGTATTGGTGTTGTCCCTCCTGGAGAAGACAAAAACGGCAAACCCCATAAACTTCGCCTTTATTCGATCGCTTCTACCCGCCTTGGTGATGACCTTGATGGCAAAACTCTATCCTTGAGTGTCAAACGCCTTGAGTACAAAAACGAAGCAGGCGAAACTGTTAAAGGTGTATGCTCTAACTTCTTGACCGACCTCAAACCCGGTGATGATGTCAAGCTAACAGGTCCTGTCGGTAAAGAAATGCTCTTGCCTGACGATCCTAATGCCACGATTATTATGATTGCGACAGGTACTGGTATTGCACCTTTCCGTGCGTTCTTGTGGCGGATGTTCAAAGAAAAGCACCCCGATTATAAATTCAATGGCTTAGCTTGGCTCTTCTTTGGTGTCCCTACTGACAGTGCAGTTTTGTACAAGCCTGATCTGGAATGGCTTGCCTATAGAAACAAGCGTAACTTCCGTTACGATGTTGCCATTAGCCGTGAGCAGAAAAACGACAAAGGCGAAAAGATGTATATCCAAAACCGCATGGCTGAATATGCCGATGAGTTCTGGGAACTACTCCAAAAGCCTAGCACCCATACTTATATGTGTGGTTTGCGTGGTATGGAAGATGGTATCGCCGAATTCATGACTGCAACCGCAGAAAAGAGTGGTGTGGTTTGGAAAGATTTCGAGAAGCAACTGAAGAAAGACGGTCGCTGGCACGTTGAGACTTACTAA